A region of Candidatus Defluviilinea gracilis DNA encodes the following proteins:
- a CDS encoding SDR family oxidoreductase: MRILITGAAGFLGSHLSDRLLADGHEIVGLDNFITGNPGNLAHLMGNEKFSFYKHDVSNYIFIPGKVDAVMHFASPASPNPQSPSGYFNLPIQTMKAGALGTHNCLGVAKANKARFLLASTSEIYGDPLVHPQTEDYTGNVDPAGPRAVYDEAKRFAESITMAYHRYHGVDTRIVRIFNTYGPRMDLEDGRALPNLLKQALLEQPLTVYGEGKQTRSFCYVDDLVDGIVRLLYSDEHLPVNIGNQREISLLEFAEAINKITGNQAGITYVKDARSVRDPQQRRPDITRARAILQWEPKVSLEEGIAKTIPYFKSKLGL; encoded by the coding sequence ATGCGCATTTTGATCACCGGAGCCGCGGGATTCCTCGGCTCACACTTAAGCGACCGGTTGCTCGCCGACGGTCACGAGATCGTCGGGCTGGACAACTTCATCACCGGCAACCCGGGCAACCTCGCCCACTTGATGGGGAATGAAAAATTTTCGTTCTACAAACACGATGTATCGAATTACATCTTCATCCCCGGCAAAGTGGACGCGGTGATGCACTTCGCTTCGCCAGCCAGCCCCAACCCTCAATCGCCATCGGGCTACTTCAACCTCCCGATCCAGACCATGAAAGCCGGCGCGCTCGGCACACACAACTGCCTGGGCGTGGCAAAAGCCAACAAAGCGAGATTCCTGCTGGCATCCACAAGTGAGATTTACGGCGATCCGCTGGTTCACCCGCAAACGGAGGATTACACCGGCAACGTCGATCCCGCCGGTCCGCGCGCCGTGTACGATGAGGCGAAACGGTTCGCCGAATCGATCACCATGGCATATCACCGCTATCACGGCGTAGACACGCGCATCGTGCGCATCTTCAACACCTACGGTCCGCGCATGGACCTTGAGGACGGGCGCGCCTTGCCGAACCTGCTGAAACAGGCATTGCTCGAGCAACCGCTCACCGTGTACGGCGAGGGAAAACAAACCCGCTCGTTCTGCTACGTGGACGACCTGGTGGACGGTATCGTGCGGTTGCTTTATTCCGACGAACATTTGCCGGTCAACATCGGCAACCAGCGCGAGATCAGCCTGCTCGAATTCGCCGAAGCCATCAACAAGATCACCGGTAACCAGGCGGGCATCACCTACGTCAAAGACGCGCGCAGTGTGCGAGACCCGCAACAGCGCCGCCCCGATATCACCCGCGCCCGCGCCATCCTCCAGTGGGAGCCGAAAGTCTCCCTCGAGGAAGGGATCGCCAAAACCATTCCCTATTTCAAATCCAAACTGGGGCTATGA
- the scpB gene encoding SMC-Scp complex subunit ScpB, which produces MSDSEASTAQNSETELSLSAKLEAMLFVSGEPVATAQLAAALDVAPSVIERGLNELDAALASRGLRLQRNAGRAQLTTAPQLAELVEHFLGLEATSHLSRAALETLAIIAYQQPVTRPQIDSIRGVNSDSMMKSLLHKNLILESGRADGPGRPILYSTTPEFLQHFGLNSILEMPSLAKPEDEESKQDELLKG; this is translated from the coding sequence ATGAGCGATTCTGAGGCTTCTACGGCGCAAAATTCCGAAACTGAATTGTCACTTTCAGCAAAACTGGAAGCAATGTTGTTTGTATCAGGCGAGCCTGTGGCGACCGCGCAGTTAGCGGCCGCGCTGGACGTTGCCCCTTCGGTCATCGAACGCGGGCTGAATGAGTTGGATGCGGCGCTCGCTAGTCGCGGTTTGCGCCTTCAGCGGAACGCCGGGCGAGCGCAGTTAACGACCGCGCCGCAACTCGCCGAACTTGTGGAGCATTTCCTTGGGCTTGAAGCCACGTCTCATCTTAGCCGCGCCGCGCTGGAAACGTTGGCGATCATCGCCTATCAGCAACCGGTCACGCGCCCGCAAATTGATTCGATTCGCGGCGTGAATAGCGACAGTATGATGAAGAGTCTCCTGCACAAGAATTTGATCCTCGAATCGGGTCGCGCCGATGGACCGGGTCGCCCGATCTTGTATTCCACCACGCCTGAATTTTTGCAACACTTTGGGTTGAACTCGATCCTCGAAATGCCATCGCTGGCAAAGCCTGAGGATGAGGAGTCGAAACAGGATGAGTTGTTGAAAGGGTAG
- a CDS encoding G5 domain-containing protein, with translation MRRIFFTRNASTKPARRLRGSLLLLLNLSLLLNGCRSPQFASPEATISVTVDGATQTSTIPAGSTVQQALQIAGIAFGNLDRADPPVYTVLNDGDSVVIIRVREIFETEEQVIPFDKQIVRNESLPEGETRLVQAGANGSQEVTYRRVLEDGVEISKSIVKSVILVEAIPEIVMIGAQTSFAPLPIPGKLAYIAGGNAWVIDTSTANRFPLVTTGDLDGRIFRISPRGDYLIYTRKSTKPAGKEINVLWAVRTNPGSKPFPTSVSNVVHFADWIPGTSSVAYTTVEPRATAPGWQANNDLWRYSISTGEKKKILDANAGGVYGWWGMTFAFSSNGKLAYARPDGIGTVDLDGKYIKPLIDIVPLNTHSDWAWLPSISWGADGNTLYYVTHAPPPSLVNAEDSPFFDIRATSFENDATVDIASQTGMFAYPNASPTQASSRERQYQVAYLQAIFHEQSETSRYRVVVMDRDGSNRRTVFPANDAPGLEPQIPAWAPRQIDGQSGYFLAVVYQGNLWLVDTGNGQAFQVTGDGLVTKIDWR, from the coding sequence ATGCGCCGAATCTTTTTCACGCGAAACGCTTCGACGAAACCAGCGCGTCGACTCAGGGGAAGCCTGCTCCTGCTCCTCAACCTTAGCCTCCTCCTAAACGGATGCCGCTCCCCGCAGTTCGCCAGCCCAGAGGCGACCATCTCCGTCACTGTCGATGGCGCGACGCAAACCTCCACCATTCCCGCCGGGAGCACCGTGCAACAGGCATTGCAAATCGCCGGTATCGCATTCGGAAATTTGGATCGCGCCGATCCGCCGGTCTACACGGTGCTCAACGATGGAGATTCGGTCGTCATCATTCGCGTGCGCGAAATCTTCGAAACCGAAGAACAAGTCATCCCCTTTGACAAACAAATTGTGCGAAACGAATCATTGCCCGAAGGCGAAACGCGCCTCGTGCAAGCCGGCGCAAACGGCTCGCAAGAAGTAACCTACCGCCGCGTGCTGGAAGACGGCGTGGAAATCAGCAAATCCATCGTCAAATCCGTAATTCTCGTGGAGGCGATACCGGAGATCGTGATGATCGGCGCGCAGACGTCCTTCGCGCCCCTGCCCATCCCCGGCAAACTTGCCTACATCGCGGGCGGCAACGCATGGGTCATCGACACCTCCACCGCAAATCGTTTTCCACTCGTCACCACCGGCGACCTCGACGGGCGCATCTTCCGCATCTCGCCGCGCGGCGATTACCTCATCTACACCCGCAAATCTACCAAGCCCGCCGGCAAAGAGATCAACGTCTTGTGGGCGGTTCGCACCAACCCTGGCAGTAAACCCTTCCCCACCAGCGTATCGAATGTAGTCCACTTCGCCGATTGGATTCCCGGCACAAGCTCCGTCGCCTACACCACAGTGGAACCGCGCGCCACCGCGCCCGGCTGGCAGGCAAACAACGACCTCTGGCGATACAGCATCTCGACCGGCGAAAAGAAAAAAATACTGGACGCGAACGCCGGCGGCGTCTACGGCTGGTGGGGCATGACGTTCGCCTTCTCCTCAAACGGGAAACTGGCATACGCCCGCCCGGACGGCATCGGCACGGTCGATTTGGACGGCAAATACATCAAACCACTCATCGACATCGTCCCCCTCAACACTCACAGCGACTGGGCGTGGCTTCCGTCCATCTCGTGGGGCGCCGACGGAAATACCCTCTATTATGTAACTCATGCGCCCCCGCCCAGTCTAGTGAACGCTGAAGATTCGCCGTTCTTTGACATCCGCGCCACCTCATTTGAAAACGACGCCACTGTCGACATCGCCTCGCAGACCGGCATGTTCGCCTACCCAAACGCGTCGCCGACCCAAGCCAGTTCGCGCGAACGACAGTATCAAGTGGCGTACCTGCAAGCCATCTTTCACGAACAGAGCGAAACCAGCCGCTACCGGGTCGTCGTCATGGACCGCGATGGCTCCAACCGGCGAACAGTTTTCCCTGCGAATGACGCGCCGGGTCTCGAGCCGCAAATCCCCGCCTGGGCGCCGCGTCAAATCGACGGGCAATCTGGCTACTTCCTGGCGGTCGTTTACCAGGGGAATCTTTGGCTGGTGGATACCGGCAACGGTCAGGCATTTCAAGTGACGGGCGATGGGCTGGTCACAAAAATCGATTGGAGATAA